A window from Funiculus sociatus GB2-C1 encodes these proteins:
- a CDS encoding glutaredoxin family protein → MRLILYSKPGCHLCEGLQEKLLKISNPSLELEIRDITTREDWFQTFQYEIPVLFRVRQERTEQVEEQLPRPSPRATVRQLEQMLQKYLPEEDKC, encoded by the coding sequence ATGCGGTTAATACTATACAGCAAGCCGGGTTGCCACTTGTGCGAGGGTTTGCAAGAAAAGCTCTTAAAAATTTCAAACCCCAGTTTAGAACTGGAGATTAGAGATATTACTACCCGCGAGGACTGGTTCCAAACGTTCCAATATGAAATTCCAGTCCTGTTTAGGGTGCGCCAAGAGCGTACAGAACAAGTAGAAGAACAGTTACCCCGTCCTTCTCCCCGCGCTACAGTGCGCCAGTTGGAACAAATGTTACAGAAATATTTACCAGAAGAAGATAAATGCTAA